The genomic stretch CAGTTCAGGTCGGGCTGCTCGGGAGCGAACAGGTGCAGGTACCACTGCCCGTCCGGAACCCGCCGCCAGGCGCTGCCACCGAACACGGACTGCCAGTCGGTGGGCGGGAGTTCACCGTGCGCCCCGCGCCCGTCCCGGAACACGTACCGCTCCCGCGCGGCGGAGCCCGGACCCGCCGCGAGCGCCTCCTGGAACCAACTGTGCCGGTGGGAGGTGTGGTTGGGCACGATGTCGACCATGACCTTCAGCCCGAGACGATGGGCCTCCTCGACCATGGCGTCGAAGTCGTCGAGGGTGCCCAGGCGCGGATCGACATCGCGGTGGTCGGCGACGTCGTAGCCGCCGTCGGCGAGTTCGGAGGGGTAGAAGGGGCTGAGCCACAGGGCGTCCACGCCGAGACCGGCGAGATGGGCGAGCCGTTCGGTGACACCCCGGATGTCACCGAGCCCGTCGCCGTCCGCGTCGGCGAAGCTGCGCGGATACACCTGGTAGACGACGGCCTGCCGCCACCAGTTCGGGTCCTTGAGGGAGAGGTCGGGCGCGGTGGGGCGAGCGGTCACGCGGTCTCCTCTGCGAGAGGGGTCTGGAGCAATCCCTGCCACCGCTTCCCCGCCCTCAATCGGCGCACCGTGGCTCAGACCTCGACCCGCCCCTGCTTGTGCACCTCCGCCAGGCGCCGCGCGCCGATCTCGGTGGCCGCCCAGGTCGCGTCGCCCGGGACGTCGCCGAGGCCGCCGTTGGTGAGGACGATGGCGTCGTCGCCCACCCGAACCGCGGCGAGGTCCAGGGTGAGGGTGGTCGCGTCGTCGTCGGAGGTCGGGACGGTGAGCGTGATGCGCAGGCCCTGCCGGGCGTCCCCGGCCTCCTCCGGCAGCTCCGTCTCGGTGACCTCGGCGTACTCCTTCTCACCGGTCGCGGTGACCGCCGTGAACTCGCCGCACTTCCGAGGCAGCGACCTCAGCCAGTCCAGCGTCCGGTCCGCCTCCCTCGGCGGATGCGCCACGACCTGGTAGCGGATCTGCGCCCCGTCCCAGTCGTCGTCCAGGCCGGTCACCGCGCGCGTGCGGGCGTCCGGGCCGAAGAACTCCTCGGTGTACAGGGTGTCCAGCAGCCGTCGGCAGTCGGCCCGCTCGGTGCTCGCCTTGAGCATGCCGTCCCGCCAGGTCGCCGCGCCCTGGGTCGCCGCCCAGGGCTCCCCGAGGTCGGCCTCGGTGATCAGCGCCGCCTGCGCCTGCGCCTCGGTGAGCGCGGGAGCGGACGCCGGGGAGGGGGCGGCGCCGGTCCGGGCCGGGCCCGGCGAGGCGGACGCGGAAGCCGGCTCGGCGGCTGCGTCCGGCCCGTCGGACCCGCCACAGGCGGTCGCCGTCAGCAGCACGCCCAGCGCGAGAACCGGGACGGCGAGAACACGGACCGGGGGACGGGGCATCGGGGCCTCCTCGGGCTTCCAAGATCGACGTACGTGCTTTCAAAGCACCACCCCGCACGCCCCTGCACCAGTGCGCCGGTCCGTCCGGGTGAGGAAAACCCGTTGGCCGAGCACCCGGCCCCTCGCTACGGTCCCTCCATGAAGCGCGCCCACCCGTCGAGCACGACGACGCCGGACACGGTCCCGGCGCGCTGACACCTGAGCAGTGACGAAGCCCCGGGGCGAGTGCCCCGGGGCTCTGTCGTTCGCACCCTCCGGCCGCTCGCCCTCCGAACGAGGGAGTACGAGATGCACGACCACCGCCGGCTCGGCCGGGAACTGGAGCTGTTCGACACCGATCCGCTGATGGGCGCGGGGCTGCCGTACTGGCTGCCGGACGGCGCCGTCGTACGGCACGAACTGGAGGAGTACGTCCGGGAGGTGGAACGGGCCGCCGGATACCGGCATGTGTACTCACCCGTGCTCGGGAAACGAAAGCTGTACGAGACCTCCGGGCACTGGTCCCACTACAGCGACGACATGTTCCCACCGATGCCGCTGGGCGCGGAGGAGGTCGTCCTGCGCCCCAGCCTCTGCCCGCACCACGCGCTGATCTATCGCTCCCGCTCCCACAGCTACCGCGAACTGCCCCTGCGCATGGCCGAGTTGGGCGACATGTACCGCTCCGAGCTGTGGGGCGCGCTGGGCGGGCTGACCAGGGTCCGCGCGATCCGCCTCAACGACGCGCACATCTTCTGCACCCTGGAGCAGGCGGCCGAGGAGGCCCGCGCCGCCCTGGAGCTGATCGGCCGCGCCTACGCCGACCTCGGCATCCGCGCCGCCCGCTACCGCCTCTCCCTCCCCGGCGAGGGCGGCAAGTACGTCGCCGACCCGGAGCTGTGGCGCCGGGCGACCGCTCTGCTGCGGGAGGCTCTGGACGGCATCGAGTACGAGGCGGTCGAGGGCGAGGCCGCCTTCTACGGCCCCAAGATCGACGTGCAGATCACCGATCCCGTCGGCCGGGAGTCCACCCTCTCCACCGTCCAGATCGACTTCCACCAGCCCGAACGCTTCGATCTGCACTACATCGGCCCCGACGGCGCGAAACACCGGCCGGTCATGGTGCACCGCAGCGTCATCGGCAGCGTGGAACGGGCCGTCGCCCACCTCATCGAGACCCACGGCGGCGCCTTCCCGGCCTGGCTGGCCCCCGTCCAGCTGATCGTCCTGCCGGTGGCGGACGCCCAGGTGGAGCAGGCCGCGGAGGTCGTACGGCGGGCCTGCGCACTCGGGCTCCGGGCCGAACTGGCCGCTCCGGCCGACGGTTCCCTGGGTGCCCGGATCCGGGCGGCGCGGCTGGTGCCGTACCAGGCGGTGATCGGGGAGCGGGAGGCGGGCGGCGACCTGGCGGCCGTACGGCTGAGGGACGGGCGGCGGCCCGGGGCGCTGCCCGTGGTCGAGTTGCTGCACCGGATCGGCGAGCGGGTGCGGGCTCGCGGGGCCGAACTGTGGGCGGCTGCGTAAGGTCGGTGAGAAGACGCTCGTCGAAGAGGGAGCCCCCGTGAACGGTCAGCCCATCCCGGTGATCATCGACTGCGACACCGGCGTCGACGACGCCCTGGCCCTGCTGTTCGCCGTACGGCATCCGGGTCTCGATGTGCGGGCGGTGACCTGCGTGGCCGGGAACACCGACGTCGAGGGCGTCGTCCGCAACACGCTCACCGTGCTGGAGCAGGCCGGGGCCGCGGACATCCCGGTCGCGCGGGGCGCCGAGCGGCCGCTGATCGAGCCGGTGCGTACCGCGAGCCATGTCCACGGCGCCGACGGCATGGGCGACCTGGGGCTGCCCGCGCCGACCCGGCGCCCGGTGGACGTGGACGCGGTGACGCTGCTGCGCCGCGAGATCCTGGCCTCGCCGAGGCCGGTCACGCTCATCCCGACGGCCCCCCTGACGAACATCGCCCTGCTGCTCCGTACGCACCCCGAGGTGGTCCGGAACATCGAGCGGATCGTGTTCATGGGCGGGGCGGTGGAGGTCGGGAACGCCACGCCGGTCGCGGAGTTCAACGTCTGGCACGACCCGGAGGCCGCGGCGATCCTGCTCACCGCCGGGGTGCCGATCACGATGTACGGCCTGGACGTGTTCCAGCGGGTGCTGGTCCCGGCCGCCGATGTGCAGCGCCTGCGGGCGAGTTCCGAGCCGCGGCTGCGGCTGGCCGGTGAGCTCCTCGCCCACCGGCCCTCGGCGCCCGACCCCGACGGCGACGACCCGTCCGGCGGGCTCGGTGACGCGGGTGCGGTGTGCGCGGTCGTCGACCCGGCCGGCATCACCACCAGCCTCCTTCCGGTCGAGGTCTCCCTCGCCCCCGGCCCCACCCGCGGCCAGACCATCGTCGACCGCCGCCCGCGCCCCGGTGAGGCGGAGATCCACCACGGGGAGCGCGAACTTCAGTTGGTGGACGTGGCGTTGGACGTGGATGTGGACCGCTACGTGAAGCTGTGGCTGTCGGTGGTCGAGGGCGCCTGAGCCTCAGGCACAGGCGCCCTCAGGCACCTACGCCCGCGAAGACGCGCGGCGCTTGCGCGACGCGACCACGATCGCGCCGCCGCCCGCCAGGAGCACGGCCGCGCCGATGGTGATCGGCAGGGTACTGCTGTCGGCGCCGGTCTCGGCGAGGTCGCCGCCGCCGTTCGGGGTGGGGGCCGGGGCGGTGGTGGAGTCGGCCGGGGTCGGCTCCGAGGGGGTCTCCGAGGCCGGGGGCTCGCTCGCCGGCGGCTCCGAGGCCGGGGTGGACTCCTCGGGCTCCGAGGGCGCCGGCTCGGTCGGCGTGGCCGGGGGCGTCGTCTCCGGGACCGTCGTGCAGTCCTTGGTGCCGCCGTTCCAGGCCGCGATCAGCTTGTCCTTGATGACCGGACGGTCCGGCCCCTTGGGCACGTCACCGTGCTCGAAGCCGTCGTTCGCGTCGAACTTGCCGTCGAACTTCACGGCACCGCGGTAGAGGTCGACCTGCGCGAAGCAGCCCGCGTCCGGCACGGCGATGTCGAGGGAGTCGGTGGCGCCCGGCTTGACCGTGACGGAGTCGAAGTCGACGAAGACCTGCTCGCCGGAGGTGGCGAAGGTCGCGCCGTGGGCGAGGTAGGAGGCGAGGGAGGCGGTGCAGGTGGTGGCGTCGCCCGCGGTGCGGACCTGGATGTGCACCTTGCCGTCGCCGGTCGGCTTCAGGCTCTGGTCGTCGACCTTGACCGAGTCGTAGAAGTCCGTGCCGTTCAGCGAGAACTGGCACCGGTCGGTGGCGGTCTCGGTACCCGCGCCGGTACCCGGCTGGTACGTGCCGCCCGACTTCCAGCCGTCGCCGCCCGGAGTACCGGTGGCGTGGGCGCCGGAGGCGGCGGCGACGGTGGCGGCGCACAGGGCGAGCGAAGCGGCGCCCGTCCCCAGCAGGCGTCGCGCGATGACACGTCTCGCTATGGACATGCGATTCCCCATCTTGACGTGAGCAGAACCCGGAAGACGGCAGGCGGGCAGCGCGCAGCGACGGCGGGCCGTGCCGTACCGGAGTGGTGGTCGAAGAAACACTGGGCTCATTGGTCACATGTGCCACAGCGCGAGGCCCATGGTGGTGTGGGCTCTGATCCCCTGTCAACCTGCAGGAACGGATACGGAGTTCACGCCTCCATCACTATTTCGCCACACAGGGAATCATCTGCTCCGCAATCGGTCCACGGCTTCAGTAGTCCCGTGGGAAGCGCAGCCGGTGCTCCACCACCGCCTGGGCCATCTCCGTCACCGTGCGGCTGTCGGCGAAGGCGCGGGCGCGCAGCAGCGCAAGCGCCTCCTCCGCGCCGACACCCCGCTGCGCCATGACCATGCCGATGGCCTGGTAGACGCCGTCATGGCCGTCGATCAGCCCGTCCAGCCAGTCGGAACGGTCCAGCTCCCCCTCCGAGGCCCGGTCCACCGCGTCCCGAGCCATCGCCATCAGCGCCATCGTCACCGCCGCGGCCAGCGACCGCGCGGTGCGCAGCTGCCCGGCGGTGAGCGCGCCGGGGCGGTCGCGGTAGAGGTCGAACGTGCCCACGCACACCGTGTCGTCCCCCAGCGGCAGCGAGTACGCCGCCCGCACCCCCGCCCCCATGGCCTCCTCCGCGAAGACCGGCCAGCGCTCCGCGTCCCGCCCCGCCGCCAGATCACAGGCGAGCACGGGCCGCCCACTGCGCACCGCGCTCTGGCAGGGCCCCTCGCCGAGGGTGGCCTGGATGTCGGTCACATACGCGGCCTGCGCGCCGCTCGCGCACAGCCGCACCGGCATGTCGTGATCGTGCAGCGAGACACTCGCGCCGGTCACGGGCAGCATCTCCACCGCCACCGCACACAGCCGCCGCGGAATCTCGCCGGGCCCACCGCCCGAGGACCGCACGGTCACCGCCTCCTCGTACCTGAGGGCGCGGCACCCGACTACCCGGCGCCACGGCACCGAAACCCCGGGGCCGGAGGTCACAGAGGGGGCTGGGCGGGCGCCGGTCCGAGGGTGGTGGTGCCAGGGGCCGTACGGTGGCCGAGACCCGTCCGGTACGCGTCGAGCGCCGCCTCCACCCGCCCGGTGCGGCGCAGCAGATCCCCCAGCAGCCGGCACAGGTCGGCCAGGTCCCCGGCCGCGCCCGCCCGCTCCAGCAGGCTCAGCGCGCGGACGTAGTGCTCCTCGGCGGCCTCGGTGTCCCGGGTGTCCTCGGCGATGATGCCGAGCAGCCGGTGGGCCGCGGCGGAGTGCAGGGCGCCGCGCTCGGAACTGAGGTCGGTCAGCACCTCCTGGAGAAGCGCGGCGGCCTCCTCGGACTTGCCCCGCCGGTGCAGTACGTCGGCCAGCTCCACCGCGACCTGGCTGGTGTAGAGCGCGGCCCGCTTGGCGGACAGCATGGCCCGCGCCTCCCGCAGCTCGGCCTCGGCGCGGTCCAGCTCGCCGTTCTGCGCGCAGACGTACCCGCGCATCCAGTGGCAGTGGGCCAGTTCGGTACGGATCTGAAGGCCCCGGTACAACTCCGCCGCCTTCGCCAGCGACGCGTCCGCCTCCGCGATCCGCCCCTCGGCGAGCAGCGTCCGCGCGACGGACCGGTGCATACGGGCGACCAGTGCCGGATCCCCCGCCTGCGGCGCCAGCGCGAGGGCGAGTTCGGCGGCCTGGGCGGCGCGGGCGTGGGCGCCCATGTCCATGTACGGCCCGATGACACTGGCGTACAGCAGGAGCAACGCGTCCGGATCGTGTAATCCACCCCGGTTCAGCTCGTCGAGGGTGGACTCCAGCAGATAGACGGCGTACCGGAGTTCACCGGCGAGATAGTGCGCGGTGGCGCGTCCGCGCAGCGCCGGAACGCGAGCGGTCAGGGGAGCCCCGGCCAGCGCCTCCTCGGCCTGCTCGAACCGATGCCGGGCGGCGTCCAGGTCCCCGGTGTCGATCCCGCACTCCCCGAGCCCGAGCAGCGCGGCGACCTTCTCCTCGACGAGCCCATGCCTCTCCGCCTCCGCGAGGACGGCCGCGAACAACTCGGCGGCTTCCTCGGTGGCGCAGGTCGCCAAAGTGCGCTGTGCGCCGGTGAGTTGCAACCGCAGCTCGGTAGCGAGCCGGGCGGACCGCCCGGTGACCAGCTCATCAAATGCCACCCCGAGCCGCTCCGCGATGTGCTTCAGCGCCTCGTCGGAGGCCCGCGCGCGGCCCGCCTCCAGGGTGGAGATGTAGGCGGGCGTGTACGCGGGCTCGGCCAGCTGTTTCTGCGTGAGCCCGCGCTCGGCCCGCCACTGTTGCACCCTGCGACCGATGGTCAACGGGTCGTCGCGCTCCGACATGGCCCAACTCCCCTAGTGCCTCTTGCCGTTCGACTCCGACAGCCCCTAGGTTAAACCCGGAGTTAAGCCTGATTACCGAGCCCGCTTAATACATCGCGTCAATACACCGGTTGCGAGGTCGCCGTGCTCGAACGAACCAGCACCAGCGTGCGTTATGCCCGTGGTATCGCCGCCGCGATCGTGGCCGTGGCCACGCTGGTTCTGGCGGCCAACGCGGGCCCGGCGAGAGCGGCGGAGTCGGATCAGGAACCGAGAGCGACGGCCTTGATGAAGGCGGAGTAGGACTCCGGGGAGAGGGTCAGTACGCCGAGGTCGGGGTTCTTGGAGTCGCGGATCCCTATGTGGGGGTTGAGGGCGGCAACTTCAACGCACTCGCCGCCGCTGCTACCGCTGTACGAGGACTTACGCCACTCAGCACGGCTCAGGCTGCTCTCCATAGCGTTCCTCCATCACGCGAGTGATCAGGGCGACCGACTCCCTCGGGGAGAGAGCCTCGGCTTGTAGGCGAGCGTAACCGACCGAACGCTCCCTGATCACCTGAGGATTGGCCGTCATGTGCCCTGAGTCGTAGCTCTCGCAGTAGTGCAGGTCAGGGTGGTCGTTGAAGCGCAAGAGCGTGAATGTCCCCATCATCCCGGCGTGCTCACCAGCCGAGAACGGCAGCACCTGAATCTGCATCCAGGGCTTCTCGAACAGCCCTCGCAGGTGCGCGAGTTGATCACGCATGACGTCCCGGCCGCCGATCTGCCGGTACAGCGCCGCCTCGTCCAGCACCACCCACAGCACCGGAGGTTCGCCACGGCTCAGGATGCGCTGCCGTTCCATGCGAGCGGCCACCATCTCGTCCAGCCGCTCGTCCTGCTCCACGGAGAGCACGGCACGTGCGTACTCGGGCGTCTGGAGAAGTCCGTACACCAGCTGACACTGGTACGTGGAGATGTACGTCGCCGTCGCTTCCAGCTCCGCAAACGGCTGGAACCAGCTCGGCAGTTGGCTCCGTAACACCAACCCCACGAGCCTCGAAAACATCCCGTCCGTCAGCAGCGCCGCGTCCGCCCGTTCGGCGAACTCCCTCGTCGGCACCTTCAGAGTCGTCTCGATCTGGCCGACCAAGGACCCGGTGCAGTACATGATCGCGCCGAGTTCGTTCTGGGTCAGCCCCGCCGCCTCGCGCTTCCTCCGCAACTCGTAGCCGAAGTAGTCCAGAGGGGACGCACTGGGGTCCAGTTCACGGATGTTCACCATATAGCTGAGAGTAACCGTGCCATTACACGCCCGCACCGGAAATCACCAAATACTCTGCCCCCATGACCTCCGACCTTGAGGACTTCTACCGGGACCTCCACCGGCACCCCGAACTCTCGTTCCAGGAACACCGCACGGCATCCCTGCTCGCGGCGCGGCTCGAAGCGGCGGGGTTCGCGACCACGGAAGGCGTCGGCCGTACCGGAGTCGTCGGGATACTGCGCAACGGCGACGGGCCGACCGTCCTGCTGCGGGCCGACATGGACGCACTGCCCGTGCAGGAGGAGACCGGGCTGCCGTACGCCTCCACCGTGCCCGGCGTGATGCACGCGTGCGGGCACGACATGCACGTCACGTGGCTCGTGGGCGCCGCCGAGGAGTTGGCGGCGCGGCGGGACGGCTGGGCAGGGACCCTGATCGTGCTGGGGCAGCCCTCGGAGGAGATCGGCGGCGGGGCCGAAGCCATGGTCGCGGACGGGCTGTACGAACGGTTCCCGCGGCCGGACGTACTGCTGGCACAGCACGTGGCGCCGGGACCCCTCAACCGCATCGCCCACGTACCGGGGCTGATCATGTCGGCGACCACCGACGTCGACATCGTCGTGTACGGGCGCGGCGGACACGGCTCGCGGCCCGAGACCACCGTCGATCCCGTCGTCACCGCCGCCTTCCTCGTCACGCGGCTCCAGACCATCGTCAGCCGGGAACTGGCCGCCCGGGAGCAGGCCGTACTGACCGTGGGGCGGATCGAGGCCGGGACGGCGCCGAACATCATCCCCTCAACCGCCCGTATCTCCCTCAACCTCCGTACGCACTCGGAGGCCGTCCGGGACCGGATGGTCGACGCGATCCGGCGGATGGCGAAGGGAGAGTGCCTGGCGGCAGGGTGTCCGCGGGAGCCAGACGTGACGCTGGGCGCCGGCTTCCCGGTGACCGTCAACGACGCCGACACCGACCACCGCGTCGCCGCCGCGCACCGCGAGGAGTTCGGCGCCGACGCCGTCTTCGACCCGGGCCCCGCCATGGGCAGCGAGGACTTCTCCTACCTCGCCGACGGCAAGCTGCCGTACTCCTACTGGTTCGTCACCAGCACCCCGCCCGCGACCTGGGACGCCGTACCGGGGGACGATCCGGTGCAACGCTCGGAGTCGGTGCCGAGCAACCACAGCCCGCACTTCGCGCCGGACCTCGCCGTCGTGCCGACGGGCGTGCGGACACTGGTGTCGGGGGCGCTGACGTACTTGTTGAAGACATGACTTAATCTCTGCGCACATTCCATTCGTTCCGGGGGGTTCGAAACAGCGTGCGCAGACGCACTCTCACGACGGCCGCCACCGCACTGGCGGTCCTCATCAGCTCGGCGGCCCTGGCCGCCGTACCGGCCGCCGCCGACTCCGTCCAGCCCGTCGAGGCCCTGGAGGACGCGACGGACATGGTGGTGGACGGCGCCCACCAGCGGGTGTTCATCGCCGACCGGTACGGCGACCGGATCGCCGTCACGGACACCAAGGGCGCCCCCATCGGCACCCTCACCGGGCTGCCCCAGGTCGGGGACCTCGAACTCAGCCCGGACAGCGGCACGCTGTACGTCGCGGTGCGAGGCGCCGACAAGATCGTCGCGTTCGACACGGCGACGCTCACGCAGACCGCCGAGTACCCGACCGGCGACCAGACGATTCCCTCCCAGGTGGCCTACGCCGACGGCCGGCTGTGGTTCGGCTACGGCGACCAGTGGGACTCCGGGCTCGGCGTGGTCGACCTGACCGCCGAGACCCCGACGGTCACCCTCGACCTGGCGGGCCACAACTTCTCCAGCCCGCCCGAGCTGTACGCCGACCCCGACAACCCCGGCACGCTGCTCGCCCTGGACGCGCACATCAGCTCCGGCCCGATCCTCGTCTACGACATCTCCTCCGGCACCCCGGTGATCAGCGCCTCCGCCGAGAAGGGCGGCTTCTACCACGACGCCGCGCTCACCCCCGACGGACTGAACGTCATCGTGGCCGGGCCCGGCACCCGCGCGCTCACCGAGTACCGGCTCTCCGACCTGGAGCAGGTGCGGACCTACCCGGTGCCCTCCGAGCCGGAGACGGTCTCCGTCGCCCCGGACGGCACGGTCGCGGCCACCGTCCTCGACACGGACAACGTCGGCGACACCTATGTCTTCCCGACCGACCCCAGCCTGCCGGTCAACGTCCGCAACCTGTCGAACGAGTGGATGCCCTGGGGCGGCCACACGACGAACTGGTCGGCCGACGGAAGCAAGCTGTTCGTCATCACGGACACCTACTACACACCCCAGTTCCGCGTCGTCGACGAGCCCCGCAAATACGCCGCGACGCTGAAGGTGACCGCGCCGACCACCGCGCCGCGGGCCCAGTCCCTCACCGTGACCGGCACCCTCACCACCGGTCTGGCGCTGCCCTCCGGCACCCCCGTCACGGTCACCCGCACCGACATGGAGTCGCCGGACGGCAAGTCGCTCGGCACCAAGTCCCTCGGTACCGGCGGCAAGTTCAGCTTCACCGACACCCCGCCGGCCGGCGGCAAGGTGACGTACAGGGTGACCTACCAGGGAGACGCCGCCCACACCTCGGCGACCGCCTCCGACACCGTCGAGGTCTCCCGCGCCAAGCCGACGCTGACGCTGAACAACAACGGCAAGGTGTACAGCTACGGCGCCGATGTGAAGTTCACGGCGCACCTGGGCACGACCTACAAGAACCGCAAGGTCGAGATCTGGGCCAACCCCTTCGGCGCGGACAAGCCCAACAAGCTGGTGAGGTCCGGCACGGTCGACTCGAACGGCAACCTGTCGGTGGTCGTCGACCTCAAGCGCAAGACCACGCTCACCGCGAAGTTCGCGGGGGACGCCCGCTACCAGCCCCGGTCGGTGACCAGCACGGTCGGCGCCAAGGTGTCGATCTCGACGGTGCTCAGCGGGCACTACAAGACGAACTACACCTGGGGCCACACCTACCACTGGTTCAGGGTGTCCAAGGACCCGGTCGTCACCGCGACCCTGCCGCCGTACGGGGGCCGCACGCAGAAGCTCCAGATCCAGTTGTACTCCGGGGGCGTCTGGCAGACCACGTACGCCGAGTACTTCAAGCTCGACTCCACGGGCCGGTCCGCCGTCCAGCTCACCGGCACGCCGCCCACCGGCTACCGCTTCCGGGTGCGCAACTCCTACATCAGCGGTTCCGGCGACAGCGTGAACACCACGACGTACGGCACCTGGAAGTACTTCACGTTCACGAGCTGAGGCGCTGGAGCTGCCGCTGGACATGGTCCAGCGCGCCCTGCCGCCGCCCCGGCACCCGTGTCCTCAAGTCGGCCAGCGCGAGCCCGAGTTCCTGGGCTCGCGCCGGTTCGGCGATCCGGCCCCACTGATGGTGGGCCCGGTCGACGGCGGACTCCACCGCCGGGTCCTGGGGCGGCTGCCCGGCGGCCAGCCGGGCCGAGGCCACCCCGAGCCACGCCCGGCAGCTCCGTACGGCATCCCCCGCGAACATCGCCAGATCGGCCCGCACTTCGGCCCAGTGCAGGGCCTCGGCCGAACCCGGCCCGTACGTCTGGAGGGCGATCCGCTCGTGGTGGGCGGCGAGCGCGTCGGCGTCGCCGTGCCGCCCGGAGTTCACGGCCTCGGTGATGGCGGAGTGCGGATCCACCAGGGCGGCACCCGGCGCCCCGAGCACGAGGTCCGCGCGCCCCTCGTCACCGACCCGCGCCAACGCCTGCTGATGCAACTCCGCAAGCTCGGGCCGCCGTCCGCTGCGCAGGATCGTCGCCACCGCCTTCATGTACGACGGCACCGCCACGGCACGCCTGCCCGGCGGCGGCGCGACACGGCCGTAGACGGCGGTGTCGCGGCCCGAGTCCAGCGGGCGGGTGCGCAGGTGTTCCCAGGTCTCCAGGTCCGCGTGCAGGTCGAGGACCAGGGAGGTCGTGCCCGGTGGGCGCAGCCGCAGTTCCTCCCGGACCCAGTGCCAGGGCAGGGCCGTGTAGCGCACCGTCGAGGGGGTCGTGCGGGCCAGCGCCAGGTGCACCAGCCGTTGCTTGCGGTCGAGTTGGAGCTGGCCGGTGATGAACACGGTGAGCGGTCCCGGGGCCGCCGCCGCGGCGCGCAGGCGGGTCAGGACGGCCTGCGGTTCGAGGGGGTCGGCGAGTTCGACGACGTTCGCCGTGTCGGTGCCGGCAAGCACCGCGGGCGGCACCGCCGCGAGGACGGGGAGCACGGACGCCGCGTCCACCAGACAGCCCTTGCCCGCAGGCGAAGCGGCGAGCAGCAGCACGGTTCCGGGCATCGGTCCCTCCCCATCCCCCGTCGATCACGTACGTCAGCACCGTAACCGCTGCGGCTGCAAAGGGGGGCCTCCGGAGTGCAAACGCCCCCATTCACCCGTCGGTCCGCCGTACCGCGAACACCGTGGTGTCGTCGGCCAGCCGCCCGCCGGAGTGGCGCAGGGTGCCGTCGCGGACGTAGGCGACCAGCCGGTGCGGGTCGGTGAGCCGGGGGTCGGCGGCCACGCCCCGGGCGACCTCCTCGGCGAGCGGGTAGAAGGCGCCGACGCCGTCCCGGGCCTCGGTGACGCCGTCGGTGGTCAGCAGCACCGTCTCGCCGGGGGCGAGGCGGGAGCAGAGCACCACGGGCGGTCCCGAGCCGCCGATCAGCTCGCCGAGGCCGAGCGGGAGCGCGCCGCCCGGCGGCAGCTGCCGTACCCCCGAGGGGCCGACCAGCAGGGGCGGCTCGTGGCCGAAGACGACCGACTCCAGGGCGGTGGAGTCGTTGGCCGGGAAGCTCAGCAGGACCGCGGTGGCGAAGCGGTCGTTGTCGTCCCGGCCGAGGGCGGACAGGTGCCCGGTGTGCCGGCGCATCCGCGTCTCCAGCCGCTCCGCGACGACCGCGAGGTCCGGCTCGTGGAAGGCGGCCTCCCGGAACGTGCCGAGCAGAGCCGCGGCCGCCTCCACCGCGCCGAGCCCCTTGCCCTGGACGTCACCGATGAGCACCCGGGTGCCCTGCGGGCCCGGCTGGACGTCGTAGAAGTCGCCGCCGACCGCCGCCTCGACGTCCGCGGTGAGATACACCGCGGCATGGTCGAGGCCGCCCCAGGGGGACGGCAGCGGGCGCAGCACGGTACGGCGGATGGTGTCGGCGACATCCCGCATGTGCAGCATCCGGGCCTCGCCGCGCACCCGGATCGCGCAGGCCAGCGTGGCGAGGACACCGCCGATCGCGGAGAGCATGAGGTCGGCGGAGCCCGCCTGGTACTCGTTGGGCAGAACGCTGTCCCCGACGACATAGGTGGTGGTCGAGAGCACGGCGAACGCGGCCGTGCCCCACACCCCGCAGATCGCGGCGGCTATACCGGGGACGAGGACCAGCCAGGAGATGATCCGGAAGTCCCGGGCCGT from Streptomyces davaonensis JCM 4913 encodes the following:
- a CDS encoding LAETG motif-containing sortase-dependent surface protein; amino-acid sequence: MSIARRVIARRLLGTGAASLALCAATVAAASGAHATGTPGGDGWKSGGTYQPGTGAGTETATDRCQFSLNGTDFYDSVKVDDQSLKPTGDGKVHIQVRTAGDATTCTASLASYLAHGATFATSGEQVFVDFDSVTVKPGATDSLDIAVPDAGCFAQVDLYRGAVKFDGKFDANDGFEHGDVPKGPDRPVIKDKLIAAWNGGTKDCTTVPETTPPATPTEPAPSEPEESTPASEPPASEPPASETPSEPTPADSTTAPAPTPNGGGDLAETGADSSTLPITIGAAVLLAGGGAIVVASRKRRASSRA
- a CDS encoding DUF397 domain-containing protein, which codes for MESSLSRAEWRKSSYSGSSGGECVEVAALNPHIGIRDSKNPDLGVLTLSPESYSAFIKAVALGS
- a CDS encoding nucleoside hydrolase, whose protein sequence is MNGQPIPVIIDCDTGVDDALALLFAVRHPGLDVRAVTCVAGNTDVEGVVRNTLTVLEQAGAADIPVARGAERPLIEPVRTASHVHGADGMGDLGLPAPTRRPVDVDAVTLLRREILASPRPVTLIPTAPLTNIALLLRTHPEVVRNIERIVFMGGAVEVGNATPVAEFNVWHDPEAAAILLTAGVPITMYGLDVFQRVLVPAADVQRLRASSEPRLRLAGELLAHRPSAPDPDGDDPSGGLGDAGAVCAVVDPAGITTSLLPVEVSLAPGPTRGQTIVDRRPRPGEAEIHHGERELQLVDVALDVDVDRYVKLWLSVVEGA
- a CDS encoding helix-turn-helix domain-containing protein, with protein sequence MSERDDPLTIGRRVQQWRAERGLTQKQLAEPAYTPAYISTLEAGRARASDEALKHIAERLGVAFDELVTGRSARLATELRLQLTGAQRTLATCATEEAAELFAAVLAEAERHGLVEEKVAALLGLGECGIDTGDLDAARHRFEQAEEALAGAPLTARVPALRGRATAHYLAGELRYAVYLLESTLDELNRGGLHDPDALLLLYASVIGPYMDMGAHARAAQAAELALALAPQAGDPALVARMHRSVARTLLAEGRIAEADASLAKAAELYRGLQIRTELAHCHWMRGYVCAQNGELDRAEAELREARAMLSAKRAALYTSQVAVELADVLHRRGKSEEAAALLQEVLTDLSSERGALHSAAAHRLLGIIAEDTRDTEAAEEHYVRALSLLERAGAAGDLADLCRLLGDLLRRTGRVEAALDAYRTGLGHRTAPGTTTLGPAPAQPPL
- the thrS gene encoding threonine--tRNA ligase → MSSDEAPGRVPRGSVVRTLRPLALRTREYEMHDHRRLGRELELFDTDPLMGAGLPYWLPDGAVVRHELEEYVREVERAAGYRHVYSPVLGKRKLYETSGHWSHYSDDMFPPMPLGAEEVVLRPSLCPHHALIYRSRSHSYRELPLRMAELGDMYRSELWGALGGLTRVRAIRLNDAHIFCTLEQAAEEARAALELIGRAYADLGIRAARYRLSLPGEGGKYVADPELWRRATALLREALDGIEYEAVEGEAAFYGPKIDVQITDPVGRESTLSTVQIDFHQPERFDLHYIGPDGAKHRPVMVHRSVIGSVERAVAHLIETHGGAFPAWLAPVQLIVLPVADAQVEQAAEVVRRACALGLRAELAAPADGSLGARIRAARLVPYQAVIGEREAGGDLAAVRLRDGRRPGALPVVELLHRIGERVRARGAELWAAA
- a CDS encoding GAF and ANTAR domain-containing protein; translation: MRSSGGGPGEIPRRLCAVAVEMLPVTGASVSLHDHDMPVRLCASGAQAAYVTDIQATLGEGPCQSAVRSGRPVLACDLAAGRDAERWPVFAEEAMGAGVRAAYSLPLGDDTVCVGTFDLYRDRPGALTAGQLRTARSLAAAVTMALMAMARDAVDRASEGELDRSDWLDGLIDGHDGVYQAIGMVMAQRGVGAEEALALLRARAFADSRTVTEMAQAVVEHRLRFPRDY